Proteins from a single region of Carassius gibelio isolate Cgi1373 ecotype wild population from Czech Republic chromosome A5, carGib1.2-hapl.c, whole genome shotgun sequence:
- the LOC128004441 gene encoding U2 snRNP-associated SURP motif-containing protein produces the protein MADKKGKSVAVKRTLTKKEQEEMKKKEQEKAAEVFEEFVASFDTNEKTGVKTFVRGGIVNATKEEEAAEVKKSKLYRPASKFTSPPQNASPVQPAEVKKTVIKKKVEEKKKKSNLELFKEELKQIQEEREERYKRKKGDSGGVHPDPDLPLTRRSIFDDDPAVPNTTNLYIGCINPKMTEEMLCKEFGKYGPLASVKIMWPRTEEERTRVTNRGFVAFMTRKDAERALAALDGKTVMGFEMKLGWGKAVRIPPQPLYTPIGVLKTTAPPPPSGLPFNAQPRDRFRNDFTKPRSRSQEDIYKTLSEAVVTVVIPPERNLLGLIHRMIEFVVREGPMFEAIIMSREKDNPDFRFLFDNKSQEHVYYRWKLYSILQGENPNKWRTSPFRMFRGGSLWKPPLLNPYLHGDEEPEESSFPSQEEEPKKGHLKAEHRERLEALLRGLTPCRDEIGDAMLFCLERAEAAEEVVSCITESLSIAHTPLQKKIARLYLISDILYNSCAKVANASYYRKFFETKLPQIFGDISEAYRNIQARLQAEQFKQRVMGCFRAWEDWAVYPDSFLIQLQNIFLGLIKPGEEVIEREEPKSPDLDGVPLDGIPLERGEIDGTPLDDLDGSPLTWDPSSIDGVPVDDLDGVPLGNSIDDIDGVPFDEGSDKTLPTIALSKWEKVDDSESSAKNDSDTEVNSSGLKVNDGDSGTSSEEADSPSRYEGAEFKSSLRNFELSESKRTRLRELEVKVMNFQDELESGKRQMKSSMTLQQQVQHYRNRLLQKEFDKDDQEKKDKYSQKQKDRSKKDERRDKGEDRSKTRDKEKSRKSEDREKSRGRSRDKEERRERTRSRSPRKSKRSKSPSPQHKSWRSSSRSPHRSHKKTKKSKH, from the exons ATGGCAGACAAAAAAGGGAAATCTGTGGCGGTGAAGCGGACACTAACAAAAAAAGAGCAAGAGGAAATGAAGAAAAAG GAGCAGGAGAAAGCCGCTGAAGTCTTTGAGGAATTTGTAGCTTCTTTTGACACTAATGAAAAAACTGGAGTGAAGACATTTGTACGAGGAGGCATTGTAAATGCAACTAAAG AGGAAGAAGCCGCCGAAGTGAAGAAGAGCAAACTCTACAGACCCGCCTCTAAATTCACTTCTCCACCTCAGAATGCCTCGCCTGTTCAACCTGCAGAAGTTAAGAAAACT GTCATTAAAAAGAAAgtggaggagaagaagaagaagagtaaTCTGGAGCTTTTTAAAGAGGAATTAAAACA AATCCAGGAGGAAAGAGAGGAACGATACAAAAGGAAGAAAGGTGACTCTGGAGGAGTACACCCAGATCCGGATTTACCCCTGACACGGCGATCAA taTTTGATGATGATCCTGCAGTGCCAAACACAACAAACCTGTACATCGGCTGCATCAACCCCAAG ATGACAGAGGAGATGCTGTGTAAGGAGTTTGGGAAATACGGCCCTCTGGCCAGTGTGAAGATCATGTGGCCACGCACTGAAGAAGAGCGAACAAGAGTCACCAACCGCGGTTTTGTTGCTTTCATGACGCGGAAAGATGCAGAGCGTGCTCTGGCTGCACTGGACG GTAAAACAGTAATGGGTTTTGAGATGAAGCTAGGTTGGGGGAAGGCAGTACGTATTCCTCCGCAACCTCTGTACACCCCCATCGGGGTTCTGAAGACCACTGCCCCCCCTCCACCTTCTGGACTGCCATTCAACGCCCAACCCAGAGACCGCTTCAGAAATGACTTCACCAAACCGCGCAGCCGCTCACAGGAGGACATTTACAAG ACTCTGTCCGAGGCCGTAGTGACAGTGGTAATCCCCCCAGAAAG GAACCTGCTGGGCTTGATACACAGAATGATTGAGTTTGTGGTGAGAGAGGGTCCCATGTTTGAGGCCATCATCATGAGCCGGGAAAAGGACAACCCTGACTTCAG GTTTTTGTTTGATAATAAGAGTCAGGAGCATGTGTACTACAGATGGAAACTCTACTCCATTCTACAG GGAGAGAACCCAAATAAATGGAGGACGTCACCTTTCAGAATGTTTAGGGGCGGCTCTCTGTGGAAGCCACCTCTCCTTAACCCGTATCTCCATGGTGATGAGGAACCAGAAGAGAGCTCCTTCCCTTCTCAAGAGGAAGAGCCAAAGAAAGGGCACCTGAAGGCAGA GCACAGAGAGAGGCTGGAGGCCTTGCTGAGAGGGCTGACTCCTTGCAGGGATGAGATTGGAGATGCAATGCTGTTCTGCCTGGAGAGAGCGGAGGCTGCTGAGGAGGTCGTCTCCTGCATCACTGAATCTCTGTCTATAGCACACACACCACTGCAGAAGAAG ATTGCCAGACTTTACCTGATATCCGACATCCTCTACAACTCCTGCGCCAAAGTGGCCAATGCGTCTTATTACCGCAAATT TTTTGAAACAAAGCTGCCGCAGATATTTGGAGACATTAGTGAAGCGTATCGGAACATCCAAGCCCGACTCCAGGCAGAGCAGTTTAAG CAAAGAGTCATGGGATGTTTTCGTGCGTGGGAAGACTGGGCAGTTTATCCAGACTCCTTCCTGATCCAACTGCAGAATATATTCCTGGGGCTTATTAAACCTGGAGAGGAAGTCATTGAAAGAGAAGAG CCCAAATCTCCTGATCTGGATGGGGTGCCATTGGATGGCATTCCTCTGGAGAGAGGTGAAATTGACGGTACACCCCTTGATGACCTTGATGGATCACCTTTGACCTGGGATCCATCCTCTATAGATGGTGTACCGGTTGATGACCTAGACGGTGTCCCCCTAGGAAACTCAATAGATGATATTGATGGTGTGCCAT TTGATGAAGGCTCAGATAAAACTTTACCCACTATTGCACTGTCTAAATGGGAGAAGGTGGACGATTCAGAATCCTCAG CCAAGAATGACTCTGACACTGAGGTGAATTCAAG TGGCCTGAAGGTAAATGATGGTGACTCTGGTACGAGCAGTGAAGAAGCTGACAGCCCCAGCAGGTATGAGGGGGCGGAGTTTAAGAGTTCTCTGAGGAACTTTGAGCTGTCCGAAAGCAAAAGAACACGCCTCCGAGAACTGGAG GTGAAGGTGATGAATTTCCAGGATGAGTTGGAGTCAGGTAAGAGACAGATGAAGTCTAGTATGACTCTTCAACAGCAAGTTCAGCACTACAGAAACAGACTGCTACAGAAG GAGTTTGACAAGGACGACCAGGAGAAGAAAGataaatattcacaaaaacaGAAAGACCGGTCCAAAAAAGATGAGCGGAGAGATAAAGGGGAGGATAGGAGTAAAACAAGGGATAAAGAAAAAAGTAGAAAGAGTGAGGACAGAGAAAAGAGTAGAGGACGGAGTCGAGACaaagaagagaggagagagag